Proteins encoded together in one Sander lucioperca isolate FBNREF2018 chromosome 17, SLUC_FBN_1.2, whole genome shotgun sequence window:
- the LOC116038265 gene encoding Fc receptor-like B → MEDSSLQLLLVLISLLSCTTNQASLTVSPSSSQMFKRQSVSLSCEEDDSSAGWTLRRNTTRDTRTQCGDGWGRPTGVNSSCNISYMVPWYSGVYWCESREGATSNSINITVTDGPVILQSPVLPVMEGEDLTLLCRTKTSSNLPAGFYKDGSFIRTEPAGHMTIHHVSRSDEGLYKCLISSVGESPPSWVSVTESDPAAIYSEVRTEDVCYGQIVIKDKKSNRKREPPADPEVLYSSLRKT, encoded by the exons TTCTGATCTCACTGCTGAGCTGCACAACCAACCAAG ccTCTCTGACTGTGAGTCCAAGCAGCTCTCAGATGTTTAAAAgacagtctgtctctctgagctgtgaggAGGACGACAGCTCTGCTGGATGGACTCTGAGGAGGAACACAACCAGAGACACCAGGACTCAGtgtggagatggctggggaagACCTACTGGTGTTAATTCTTCCTGTAACATCAGCTACATGGTCCCATGGTACAGTGGAGTTTACTGGTGTGAGTCCAGAGAGGGAGCAAccagtaacagcatcaacatcactgtcactg aTGGACCAGTGATCCTGCAGAGTCCTGTCCTCCCTGTGATGGAGGGAGAAGACCTCACTCTGCTCTGTAGAACAAAGACGTCCTCCAACCTCCCAGCTGGTTTCTATAAAGATGGCTCCTTCATCAGGACTGAGCctgcaggtcacatgaccaTCCACCATGTTTCCAGGTCTGATGAAGGCCTCTACAAGTGTCTCATCAGCAGTGTTGGAGAGTCTCCACCCAGCTGGGTCTCTGTCACAG AGAGTGATCCTGCTGCAATCTACTCTGAAGTGAGAACAGAAGACGTCTGTTACGGACAAATAGTGATCAAAGATAAGAAATCAAACAGGAAGAGAG AGCCTCCAGCAGACCCAGAGGTCCTCTACTCCTCACTGAGGAAGACCTGA